In Blastopirellula sediminis, the following proteins share a genomic window:
- the rsmA gene encoding 16S rRNA (adenine(1518)-N(6)/adenine(1519)-N(6))-dimethyltransferase RsmA, translated as MPKFQNQTISFLTKRFREVGIRPVSRHGQNFLIDMNILDLIVRSADLGPQDVVLEIGTGTGSLTTRMAAEAGHVITVEIDEHLHTLASEELFEFDNVTMLQFDVLKNKNAFRPEVMETIKEKIAEIPGGRLKLSANLPYNVATPIISNLLRTEIIPYSMTATIQKEVAERIIAQPSTKDYGALSVWLQSQCRCEIVRILPPSVFWPRPKIDSAIVQLVVDDELRGRIPDLEFFHTFSRAIFFHRRKFLRSVLMSAFKDRLEKSQVDEVIAENGLQPDARAEQFTPDEVLAMSEMFRQKLLSLGK; from the coding sequence ATGCCCAAATTTCAGAATCAAACGATCTCCTTTCTGACCAAACGGTTCCGCGAAGTCGGCATTCGCCCGGTGTCGCGCCATGGGCAGAACTTTCTGATCGACATGAACATCCTCGATCTGATCGTTCGCTCGGCTGACCTTGGTCCGCAGGACGTCGTCCTTGAAATCGGCACCGGCACCGGATCGCTCACCACGCGAATGGCTGCCGAAGCGGGACATGTGATCACGGTCGAAATCGACGAGCATCTGCATACGCTGGCGTCGGAAGAGCTGTTTGAGTTCGACAACGTCACGATGCTGCAGTTCGACGTGTTGAAGAACAAGAACGCGTTTCGCCCGGAAGTGATGGAGACGATCAAAGAGAAGATCGCCGAGATCCCTGGCGGACGTTTGAAACTCTCGGCCAATCTGCCGTACAACGTCGCGACGCCGATCATCTCGAACCTGCTGCGGACCGAGATCATTCCGTACTCGATGACGGCGACCATTCAGAAGGAAGTGGCCGAACGGATCATCGCGCAGCCGAGCACCAAGGACTACGGCGCGCTGAGCGTCTGGCTGCAGTCGCAATGTCGCTGCGAGATCGTCCGCATCTTGCCGCCGAGCGTCTTCTGGCCGCGGCCGAAGATTGATTCGGCGATTGTGCAGTTGGTGGTCGACGACGAGCTGCGCGGTCGGATCCCGGATCTCGAGTTCTTTCATACCTTCAGTCGGGCGATCTTCTTCCATCGCCGCAAGTTTCTCCGTAGCGTGCTGATGAGCGCGTTCAAAGATCGGCTCGAAAAGAGCCAGGTCGATGAAGTGATCGCGGAGAATGGCCTGCAGCCGGACGCTCGCGCGGAGCAGTTCACGCCGGACGAAGTCTTGGCGATGAGCGAGATGTTCCGCCAGAAGCTGCTGTCGCTGGGCAAGTAA